A window of Chanos chanos chromosome 15, fChaCha1.1, whole genome shotgun sequence genomic DNA:
AATGGCCGATTTAATCGTTACGATTTTTAATTTGGCAGATGTCCAGTTTAATCATTAAATGACTGTTATTTGAGCATTCGTTCGAATTCCGGCGACGACAAGGCTGTCGTCTCGGGTTCAGTTATGAATTCACAAGGCTCTCATAGCCAATTTATATCTTATTTCCGGGAACATATATCCTCTTTCCTCACCACCCCCCAACCCTCttaccctctttttttcctttttttctttctttttttcgttttcttttttcactgtgcagCAGGCAGCTGAAAGCCTAGACAGAGCtcatattaaaacaaacagaagggaGCGGGGAGTGGACATAAAGCGGCAGTGCTGTGACAGgcctttttaaatttaataagCTCTTCATGTGCTTTGAGTTATCACTGCAGCAGCTTGCCTCTCCCGTGACCCCCTCCGGGGCGCTCCGCGACGGAGCTCCATAAATCTCTAGAGATATGCACATCAGCGCAGGGAGAGGGGGGTTAAATTAGAGCCACCAAAAAGATGGGTTTAGAAAGGGAAAGGGGTGATGGaatggggatgggggggggggtgggggtaggatggtggtggtggtggtggtggtgggtgggtggaggaaagattggggggggggggggcgatgtTTGTAGTGTTGTCGCTTTGGCTGGTGTGATCAGTTTATTAAAATGCCATCCTCTCCCTATGTCCAGGATGTATTAGGAGCTCCTGTCTCTAaatccctcttctctctctctctctctcaccccccccccccccccccccttcttctcttCTACAGTGCTGCTGGCGTGTCTGCTTCTTTCGGAGAGATGCTATTACTTGTTGCCATGTATTTCCATAGCAACCAGCTCAGTGCTATCATCGAGCTGGTCTGCTCCACTCTGGGAATGAAGGTAAGGGCTGGAGGGATCAATACACCCGTAGCAAGGATTCGCTTATCTTTAACCTGTACTGCTATGCACACGAGCACATACTTTTGACCTTCAAACCTACCATGCACCTTACATCTAAGATTTACACTTAAATGGAGTACTCTTTGACATTTTCTGCACAAAGTGCAATGTCCGTTAAGACCTTTCTTGTGTCCGTCCAGTAACCTCGATGAATACTGTTCCTGGTGTAGTGTCAGTCCAAAATTAGGCTCTGCTCTGATCCTGAGTGACAGGGATGAATAGTGATCTGGTATATTTTAAAGCCTACATGAAGTATGGTATTCAGAGACCAGATCAGAATAAAGTATTTGTGCTGGTAATGACCAGTAGTTTGAGAGGCTTATCCTCTGTGTGCTTAAGCTCCATGCTTAATGTATTCATGCTCACTTTCCTATCGGATGAATGCGTGTAGGCACAGCGTTTACATCACTAATAGAGTTATTGATCATTCTCTGACTGATACTGTTATCCTACAGATTGCCATCAAGCCCAGCTCTCTgagcaaaatgaaaactattttCACCCAGGAGATCTTCACCGAACAGGTAAACTGATCACACATGACCAAGGTCAATGCCTCCTCCCAAATCTCCCTCACTAGcacaaaagagaatgaaaggctgatgtttgtttgtgtgtgtgtgcgtgtgtgtgtgcgtgtgtgtttttgcaggtGGTGACTGCACATGCAGTGAGGGTAGCTGTCACCAACAACCTCAGTGCCAACATAACTGGGTTTTTACCCATCCATTGCATTTACCAGCTGCTTAGGAGCAGAGCCTTCACCAAGCACAAAGTCTCCATAAAGGTTGTTTATGCCTAATgatctcttcccccctctctctctctctctctctctctctccccctctctccctctctctctctctctctctctctctctctctcactccctcgctctctacctctctcgctctctacctctccctatccctctcgctctctctctcttacactctctctctcgctttctctctctctctctgacacactcactctctctcttattgaCTTCTCTCCAGTGAAGAGCATTGTCTGATTGACTTGGTTATCTCTTCCTCCTTGATTCACAAAGAGACACTTTATTGATTCAGGAGATTCATTAGTTGAATCGGGTGTCTCCGCCTGCCTGGCTGATAAGTAAGAAACATAACAATtaaactgtctttaaaaaacTCAAATCTCTATCCACCGGCGGCAGAAAAGTCAACTAAGCATAATAGCTCCAATGATTGTTCGCTGCCTGACTGGAAAAGGCTTCCATCTCAAAAGCATATGGTGTCCCTACAGTGGATGTTAGAACAAttgaatttgaaataaaaagagagagagcaccaggGATAGATTACAGAAGAGGTTAAGGAGGGGGgcattaaatgtttgtttgtttgtttaatgtttgtttgtttacattgcTTTAGGACTGGATCTATAAACAGCTTTGTGAGACGACCACCCCGCTTCACACTCAGCTGCTTCCTCTCATCGACGTCTACATCAACTCCATCCTAACTCCCGCCTCCAAGACCAACCCCGAGGCTACTAACCCACCAATCACAGAGCAGGAGATCCTCAACGTCTTCCAGGGCCCAGCAGGGGTGGGTCATATTTGGGCTGTCTGAACCCTGTCATCCAAGACTATGGTTGTCATAAATATGGAGTGATGATTTCCTTAGTTTAATCTCTATCTTCAAAGTTATTTGTTTCAGTGGACGGTGATTACATGAGtaatttaaatatgaatttgGCTTTCAAAGTATGGGCAAAAGGTACTGTAGATTGTGTCTTTTGGTTCTGAAGTGTCCCTCTTTTTGATGTCACAAAATATACAAACGTTTATTTTATCGCAGAGATCCTAAGCCAGACCCTCTTGTTGAAggagaagtctttttttttttttgtacgttgTCACCCTAGCCATAATGGCTGGAGCAGAGCCAAAATGTAACAGGATAAAAGATGACAGCTATTAAAGAGCAGACAAACTGCATGGCCACAGTAGAAGCCCAGTGGTGTCGTATGAACTCCATCATTCATTATCTTTTCTGACAGTTGTGGGGTTTATGGTAAAAACCCGTCCACCTTGTAAAACTGATGGATGGTACCCAGTGCAGAGAGCCCGAtctgtctgaaatgaaaaaaaatcacgttaCTTTAGAATTagttatgtatttgtttaggGGTTTGGTAGAGCCCTGGCTAAGTGTGCAgtctattttaaaacaaaaagctcTTAGTAGTATTCTATAATCCAAGTAATCCAAGCTGTTGCACTGCTAGGCACCAAACTTAATAACAGTAACGTCGTTATACGTCATTAATGCTGGGCTGATGTCCTCTAAGCATCTCTGTTTAGACCACCTTGGTTGATCCCACTAGGGAATTTATCTTTTTGTCTGTGACAATGTGCAGTGCAAGGCCTCCTCTTAACCTCTGTTTGACCTCCATTTCTCCCCACGTCCATGCAGGGAGAGAGTGCACGGACACGCCCCCAGTACAGCATCACCGCTCAGCTCCTGATCCTCTACTACATGTTGTCCTATGAGGAGGCTCTTTTAGCCAGCACAAAGGCCCTGGGTTAGTAACAAAGCTACTCAACCCCACCACAGTACACGCGGgatgtctttcacacacacacacacacacacacacacacacacactcgtaatGTTTTCGGCCAAGATACGTTATGTCTGGTTCTGTTTAACCAGCAATGTGATTCTTTGAGTAGGAGGAATCCCAAAAAAAGGCTGTCATTCTCCTTTTAATGTTTAAGGTCTAGGagactgttttggtttttttttaaattttgcttcCTCCTACTATGTCTTCCCAGcctgctcctcttttttttttctttctctcttttttttttctaaactctcTTTCATTGGCCTTTCAAAGGGAGCAAATGAGCACCTGTTTAAATGTATAGCCACCGGTTAGCAGCAATCACTGGCACTTTGTTTTTTAAGCCGCACGCAGGTTATGTTCCCTCATTagtctttgcttgtttttcagaCACTCCTCTCTaaattgttgtgtttatttaatctCTTCCTGAACCAATCAAGCCAAAGTAATGATGCCCTTTGGCTGTGTAAATaaagcaggggaaaaaacagacaatcaCCTGTGCCTCAGGTCCATTTataggaacttttttttttttaactgaaggcCGACTCTAATgagctctctcctcctgtccgTCTAGCCTTGATGCAGAAGAAGCCCAAGTCCTACTCGGCGGCTCTCATGGACCAGGTCCCCATCAAATACCTCATCCGCCAAGCCCAGGGCCTGCAGCAGGAGCTCGGAGGTGAGAAGAGAAGGAGGTCTTTGTCATCCCGTTGGCCGCCGTtgcctttaaaatgttttattgttcaGTGTCAGATTCTCAcctaggcttttttttttttttcgtgccgTGTTTCTCTCAGGACTGCACTCTGCTCTCCTCCGTCTGCTGGCCACAAACTACCCCCACCTGTGCATGGTGGAGGACTGGATCTGTGAGGAGGAGGTGACTGGCACTCTACCCCTGCTCAGACGCATGTTACTGACCAGCTCTacctgtaaatactcccagactCAGCTCCAGGAGGGTGAGTGGCAAagacagacacgcgcacacacacaccccctgcaATGCTTAGATGGCACATGGCCAcaagttgtctgtgtgtgacagggtgTGAGAGGAATTAAGGAATAACACACATGGTGTTTCCTGCCTAGGCAATtaatgtcttgtgtttttttttttttctttctttttatagaATCAACTTCTTGTTCTcatagtcagacagacagtttttcatttctcagcCCTGGTTCGTTTAAATAGTAATTATAATAAGGACCATAAATTCATCTAGATTTtccaccaaaagaaaaaaaaccagatgaATGTTAAATGTCTACGAGTAGCTGGACCTGGAGGCTTGCGGTGCTGTATATTTAAGTGTGCATGAGATGAAAAGCTTGTTTTTAAGGAGAAACTGCTGCAGGCGACTGGTTCAGGAATTAGGCTACAGAAAACTCATGCATATCAGCACTGTCTGAGGGGAAAACGCACTTGTTATTGTCTCTCTGATATTAATTGTCTCTGTCATTGTTGGAGCCTGGTCTTTTAGTATGACTCAGCCTCAAAGTAAGTGCGCGCTGTCTTTCACCAGTGCTTTGAGAAAAAATTCCTCAACAtccaatttgttttttttttaacatttgtttaaaccACGGGAGGAGGGCCTGTGAGTTTACTAgctgtgatttctttttttttttcaaagctgtttTGTTGGGTTGTGTGGGTAGGAGAGACAGTGACGGAGGAagagcagagacactctttaagAACGTCGACTTCCCTTTGGCAGATATTTAACTGACATCATGTCAGTCCCAGTCCCCTTAGCTTGTTCCCACCTCCTGCTGAAACTATAGAGAACATCCACAGTATCAGGCTGAAAACAGGCAACTCGCATCAAAACCGTCGTTTCACCGATTATAAGAGTTTGTCATGGTTGTTTTGTCTCGTCGCAGCTTTCCAGAACCTTCCGACCAGCGGACCCAGGTTGTTGCGAATCCTGGAGCACCTGACCTTGCTGTCCGCTAGCGACCTCATCCCGTATGCCGAAGTGCTGACGGCGAACATGGGCCGGCTGCTGGAGGAGGGCGTGTCTCGCCGGATCCTCCAAACGGTCAACAAACTGTGGATGGTACTCAACACGGTCATGCCTCGCAGGTGAGTGCTACACACGCCCTGCCAAATTCATCAGGGTATTAGAGGCATGCTTAGAGAGGCTGGAACTACACTCCCAGAATACAGAACAAGTCAGAGATGCTAGCATGAAGATGGCCAGTGGTGTGAGCTAATAGTTTTGATTAGGGTATgtgatcatttattttgttatcCATGTGAAGTACGACAATTCTTTACGTACGTTCAGCCCTTAgaaatctctttttaaatgcTTCATCCATTACAAAACCGTGGTGCAGTAAATAGTTTGAAAGGTTTTTGCTCTCGTCTCTGAAAATGTATAGGAGCATGTATATACAGCCAGCAGGCATATAGGTGGACATACACCAGTCAGTGGACTGGTATTTTGGTGTGATTTCCCCACTGAGATATGAGTCGTATATATATCCTCAGATCTAttcctctgctttttctttttatcgGCTGGCTTTAGAGCTGTGGTTTTTTTCACCTTGGTGGGTGGatttgtcttcaaaaaaaaaaaaaaaaaaaaccagaaggaaaaaaaagaagcagctgAATGTCCGCAGAGAGCCCCAGGGCTCTGCTGTTGGTTCATGTGTGAATGCAGGAGGAAGGATGATCCAGTGCTGTTGAAGAGGAGCAGCTGGGAACTGGCTTTAGGTCATTCTCCTGGGCTTTGGGCTTTAACACAGCTGCCTTAacctctctgccccctccttctcgtccttctcctcctcctcctcctcctcctcctctcccagccctctcctctcctggccCTCAGCGCTGTGCAAACGGCCAGGGCAGCGTGGAGCCGCAGCCTGCTGCATGCACGTCAGTTCAGCCTGTGCCTGTTCACAGAATCAAACTTATGTGGCTTTGTACCTCAGGCCTGTCAGTGTCTGACTGACCTCAGACctgtcaaacacaaaacacgGGACGTTTTACAGAGTAACAAAACAACCACCGTTTGTACTTCATTGATAGTGCCAACTGGTGTCACCACTTAGCAGATTCGTTTGTGATTAGTATtaattcatttctctccataGTCTTTGCTACATTCATAAAATTGTGCtccttattttgtgtgtgtctgtgtgtgtgtgttttttttctcctttttgtcatgttttgttttttttttgttgttttttttttttaatatttgtttgctCTTGGATGATCTCTCCCCCATCTTGTCCTCAATCAGAGACGGTAGTCTTATCTGCCTGCAGTGAGATCAGCTAGGCTAGTTAAGATAAAGAGAGAATCACTATTAACTCCAGACTAAAACCACTGTGTTTGCATTTGGAACCCTCCTAACGTCCAGGGCAATTAAGAATTCTGATTGGTTCTATCAGCGTGACTGAGAAAATACAGgatcttttgtttttggtcaatatagaggggtttttttgtcaaattCTTTAAAGTGCCATTCTGACAAACAGAATTGTTGTTTAGCATGCGTCTGTTATTATCCTGTTACCCAGTGCATTTTTTCACTGTGCCTGCCTCTCAGCTGACCACTACTGTATGGCAGGAATGCCAGggttacagaaaaacaaagcacacatACTGTTCTCAGGTGCTCCTATTTAGTGTGCTGTTGACTACAGCGAGATCCTTGATCACCAAGAAAGCTAGTAGGGGTTCTTGCATTGACTCTCGGTTTCTGCTGGAGTTTAACTGTTATGAGACATGACTGTTGGAAAGGGTAATGTCtactgtcttttctttttttctccccagctTACTTTCTGACATACGGAGATGTTCCACGTCTTAATGAGAGGTGGAAAGATCAGCCTTCCATCATGAAcatttgtgtgaaaatgaaacctTTAAAGAAGATGTCGAACATGGTGTTTAACAGTTTTCttcgtgcttgtgtgtgtgtatgtgtatgtatgtgtgtgtgtgtatgtgtgtgtgtgtgtgtgtggtgcaggcTTTGGGTGATGACCGTGAACGCCTTGCAGCCCTCAGTAAAGATCCTCAgacaacacagatacacacagaacgACCTGATGGTCGACCCACTCATAGTGCTGCGCTGTGACCAGAGAGTCTTCAGGCAAGTGCACAGAAAactctgttcgtgtgtgtgtgtgtgtgtgtgaccttccAAAATCACTATGTTTCAATACCCTCACTGGTGATGCTTACTTGAAATTACAGCATACTCATTAACCTTCACAATATATTCGTTTCTGTTTTAGTCGTCAATTTTTATGTTTCCAGTGACGCTGGGCAGTTTGAGTGTATGGGCTGGACTGCAGCTTGCTCACTCAGAATTTGAATGACTTTGAACATGGCCCAGTGGGTGTCATCAAGTGCTTTTGTAGCCATCAGTATGAACACGTGAATCCCCACTGTTACAGATGCAGCGAGGTTTTGAGTCACCAGTTATGCATATACAGGGAAACAGTGACACGCTATGACTGTGTAACTCAGTGGGCATCATCAGAGATGACTACTTATTTGCACACAGTCACTGAGATTGTgcatcggtgtgtgtgtgtgtgctcgtgctCAGGTGCCCTCCATTAATGGACATAACCCTCCACATGCTGAATGGATACCTGCTGGCCTCGAAGGCCTACCTCAGCGCCCACCTTAAAGAGACGTCCGATTTCGAGCGGCAGACGCAGACCATCTCCAATCTGGGTCTGACGGGTCAGCCGGACACGCCCGAGGTGACGCGGGAGGAGCTGAAAAACGCCCTGCTGGCCGCCCAGGTACCagctctctgcctctttcactgATTATCTTATTTCATCTTTTTCGTTTTTGTACTCCACGGCATTGAAGTTGTGTTTCATACTTCATGCACTGATGACAATGAGAGCctcgcgttttttttttttttttttcctgcagtcgTATTACCTTTCCGTCACTTCTTGATCTGaggtgtgaaatgtgtgtgatttttgtaaTTCGTGTTTAGCCTTGCTCTCCACTCTAACTGGCACTGGGACTTTTCTGTGTAAACCTCCCAGGACAGTGCAGCTGTGCAGATCTTGCTGGAGGTGTGTCTGCCTaccaaagaggaagaggagcagctTGGGGGCGGGGCAGACAGTCTGCTGCAGGGTCTGCAGGAGAAGGGAGCCGCAGGGACGTGGCGCGCTCAGGGGAGGCGGGAGCCTGAGGGGGGGTTGCTGAGTGACCTTAGGGAGGTGCAGTGTCTCATTTGCTGTCTGCTGCACCAGATGTTCATCGCCGACCCAAACATCGCCAAATTAGTCCACTTTCAGGTAACGCCTTAACTGACTCACAGACTCGCTGAACGAGCGTGCGTACCATTGAGTAGAGATATCATAAAGCtgtgtgcactctctctctctctctctctctctctcctcagggtTACCCACAGGCTTTGCTCCCTCTGACTGTGGCGGGCATTCCCTCCATTCACATCTGCCTGGACTTTATTCCTGAGCTCCTAGCCCAGCCTCAGCTGGAGAAGCAGGTACGGTACACAGTAGGACACACCTAGCCTCTAGTCTCCTCTCCCACAGGATTACGATTTGGGCTGAgaagagcctgtgtgtgtgtgtgtgtgtgtgtgtgtgtgtgtgtggtgtgttttccccACAGATATTTGCCATCCAGCTCCTGTCTCACCTGTGCACTCAGTACGCTCTGCCCAAGTCCCTCAGCGTGGCCCGCCTAGCTATCAGTGTTATGGGAACTCTGCTAACAGGTGGGTTATTGGTTCACTCGCTTCTCTCCTTAACTAAGTCTTTTTGTCTCgattagtctgtctctctctctttttttttttattttgttttgtacgCGTTCTGTGGATTCATTTCCATTCattcttgttttggttttatcaattgttgttgttgtttgcttccccctgtctgtttttgagctcacacacacagcattcccTCCTTCCGTGTGTTGTGCTGCCATCTCCTGGTTGTCTTGCTTCCTTACAGTCTGATGTCATTTTCCACTCACAGACACCCTGACTGTAAGGCCAGTGCCCagcctttgtctctctgacataagacttgtgttgtgtttctgtccCCAGTCCTGACTCGTGCCAAGCGATTCTCCCTCTTCATGCCAACGCTGCCGTGCCTGGTGTCCTTCTGCCAGGCTTTCCCCCCTCTGTATGACGACGTGACCTCACTACTCATTCaggtggggcaggtgtgtgcaggtgaCGTGTCCACCAAAGCCAGGGATATAGATCCGTTTGTCGCAAGTAAGCCTTTCCTCCCACTTCATCTCTACTGACCAGACATCTGGAATGATTTGAGTTCAGAGACAGCCATTCGGTTCAGATTTGTCAGTAATAGAGTAATACTGCATAttatccttgcttttttattgtgtggtctatttactaccattttatttattttattactttttattattatcattattattgttattttctttctgctgatatgtaaaagcacttggagctacattctttgtatgaaaagtgctatacaaataaagtattattattattattattactattatagGGAGTAAATAAAAGACTTGCTCTTTTATCATGTTACGTGGCATGACCCACAATAACGGTTAGAGAGGAATATCCGGCAGAAGTTTTAACCCAAGCCTTGTAGCGTTTGGTGTTCCAGTACGTTTAGTGTCGTGTGCTGCCTTTCTCCAGGGCTGGagtatgtgaaagagaaacaacGGGAAAAGCTGCTGTCAGATGCGGGGTTGTTGAAGCCCATCCTTCCCAGGAGATCAGACGAGGAGTTGGAGGGGTCTGATCCCGACGTCCAGCTGTGCTACCGAATCGAGGCAACCTTCATGGACATTATCAGCGCCAGCCTCAAGGCCATGTAGAAATAGCACAGGCAGGGTGTACACTGACACATCTCGCCTCAGTGATGGATGACACCTCCAAGATCACCAGgactatataaaaataaataaataaataaactgtgttcTTTGTGATGGTCAGTAGACTCGAATGaaaaggaacccccccccccaaaagccaTTAAAGTATACTTcttgataaataaaaaataaaaaatagctGTTTGGTATGAGGTCAGATTATATTGTGGAggaagggggggcgggggggggggcagcttaAGTGGGTTTGGCAAAGAAGAGATGATGACTTCTTTTCCACCTCAGATGTACTTTTTCAAGGTCAAATATTCATGAGAGATTTGAGTGCTCTTGTGTGTAGTCAGAATGTCATGCAGCAGGTGTCAGTGCACTGTAAAGAATTAACAGCACATAATGAAATTTCTCTGATTTGGGTTGGGACTGATGTGTATGGTACAGACGGATTGTGTTTGTCATCCTTTGGACCATAAGTATCTGTGTGTCATCCATGTATGTGCATTGCTCTTAACTGAGGAATAGCCACCGTTATTGGTCTGTTTTCTAGGCCATTGtataaagagaggaaaaagcaggcaaacaaaaaaaatattttcatagcTCAAAGTTTTGATATTTTCActaagaaatgaaaaaaacaaaatccttaAATCATGATGTGAAGTGTGTAATGTATTGCCTTTATACAGAACTTTGCTGTAGTTATGAACTTTTGTATTTTAGTGAATTAGAAATCATGAATTAGAGCTAATTTTAAACCAAATCAAATGTGAATCaaacattgttttaataaaaatgaaatgaaaacaaactaatgctttggtctttttttgcattgtttacatcaaacatatatgtgtgtgtagcagtaATAAGCTTAATATATGACACATATAGTGCTATCCTTTTCAAGTAGAGTGTGTAACACTAGCTGGCATGTCCTCAGTGCCTTAGATTACTCCTCACATGTGATGGAGGAAGAAATTCTTGCACCAGATAAACACCCTCTCTAATGacgagggggaaaaacaagaaaagaaaaagtctacgCAAAGCTGACCATATTAGTGACTAGCATAGTCCTCCGTGCTGTCCTTGAACAGCAGTCATGTCTTTAATTATTTAACTCGGTATTTTTTCAAAACCGGTCATGGGGCTTCACTGGACAGCACATTGCTAATGTAACCCTGTGCTAACACCCTCCCTCCCCATATAATTAATTAACGGCGTGTTGATTAACAGACAAGTGGTACCAGGTGTGTTACGTGATGGtgtggagcaaaaaaaaaaccccatcacaGTCCCAGAGGATCTGTAAACTGGAATTTGAAAGAAGCTGATTTGAGCCATTAGGGGGCGCTCATGTCACACGGTAAATTCTCAGACACTCACAATTTGAAATCATCTATCACAGTTCCTGTAAGAGGCGCACAGCTCAGACATAGGATAAATACACCGGTCTGGCATAGGACCCTTTAACCAATTGGAAACTCATTATCAGATCTCTGGATGTGATATAATGCTGGCTGCTTGTGCCGTTTACGTCAGCTATTTTGTACTTAAAAGGTTTTGAAAACCTTAAATGAATAAACCTCTACGAAGCACTTAACtatctccttctttctctcttcctctccacacataaaaacacaagatTTGAGTGAGGAATTTGCAGGAACCTGCCATAGAAGATGGTTTCCTGAGTGTCTGATACAACATGCATTAAATAAAGTTTGTGACGATACATCCTCTTGTATAAGAGCTTCCCCCCGTCTTGTATCCATCAGTTCTGAGGGCAGACCAACCCACAGCGAGATGGAAGTCAAACGGTTGGAGATGAGATGCTGGATGAGTGTTAAAGTTGTGAGCAGCTCGGATCTGTGCTCCTTTGCGCCACGCTTTTGACTTTATTGTGCTGTAACTCACTGACGCTCTGAACATCGCCTGAGGCGAGCGGGGGTGAGATCACAGCGTTGCTTTGTTTCAACTGGAGGctcaacccaaaaaaaaaaaaacaccttttcacTCAAACCAGCATTTTTCTCTTGCTCCTGTGTTTGTTCCTGAGACTAGAATCGCGGGGGAGTTTATCTGTATGTTTACGAGTTTCATGACTCGATGTTTAGATTTTACATGTGTCTCGAAGAGGTCATTCCAATTACTCGAGTCATTTACCGAATTTGTATTTGACTGCTGCCAAGCATCATGGAGTGGGAGTAGAGGATTCAGCGTGCTTGCATGCCAATGAAGCGGTTCGACCTTTGCTCGGGAAGCGTGCTTTCTCAGTAATGTTTTCCCCGTAACAGTACTTAGTTTCCTGAAAACAGACCATTGAACTCTAAATACAGTTAGAATATAATTCATGCTTTGATTTGACAATTGACATCTGtttaaagtttcatttttgGCTGCACAGAGTCagctttttctttaataaatggTTGTCTTACGCCAACTTTCCATATGGTAATAGCTGGCAAGCGTTTAGACATAATTACCACAGATACTTATCTTTACAGCAAATGTCAAAGTTATGAGTTGTACCTATCTACCTTGTGAAGATATCGGTTGATCTAAATGGACGCCAAATGCACGTGCTCAGGATTTCAGAAAGTATCAAATGTGCGTGTCAAGTGACCTCTCAAAGCTTTGCCTCTCTGACCAGAACCAAGTCCAGTCGAGCCTGTGTCTGGGCCAGATAGTTAGATCAAGCCTCTGATCTCCAGGACCAATTACACActggctttatttatttatttatttttttactttgataAATAAAAGCCCACAcaaaaatcagaacaaaaaccgaaatgaaaagcacagtttgagagtggtgtgtgtgtgttgtattaaaaCAATCTGTGCTTCAAATCATGATATCAGTTAAATGGCTGAACAGACCTTAGCTATTTACAGCTATTCACAATCAAATCACCATATTCAGCTCCAGCCCCACAACCTCTATTTTTACCTTATTCAGTGTTTGGCTCACAGCATTAGATTATGTCCTTTAGACCTGTTTatgagactaaaaaaaaagcgGTGTATCGCCTCTATAAATGAGTTTTCCTGggttattttctcttttaatgacTGAGAGGTACCATATGCTCCTAAAGAATTAGCAAATT
This region includes:
- the ints2 gene encoding integrator complex subunit 2; protein product: MSDSAGLQFVSPYAFEAMQKVDVVRLAALSDPELRLLLPCLVRMALCAPADQSHAWAQDKKLILRLLSGVEAVNSIVALLSVDFHALEQDARKEQQLRHKAGGSNGESILVSQLQHGLTLEFEHSDPLRRLRLALSELLAIMNKVADSNGEFFLKSSELFESPVYLEEVADVLCILQAELPSLLPIVDVAEALLHVRNGDWFLCLLVANVPDSFNEVCRGLIKNGERQDEESVGGRRRTEALRQLCQMNPSQALNIRAMVVEECHLPGLGVALTLDYKPDSADEAVSPLVSYVSGLLLGTNGKVRTWFGMFIRNGQQRKRESSSVLWQMRRQLLLELVAILPRSRSTHVPNDSEANTENSSGYSGLREEHVVKASALLRLYCALMGIAGLRPTDEEAEQLLQLMTSRPPATPAGVRFVSLAFCKLLAFPTLVSTPEQEQLMVMWLSWMIKEEEYFESAAGVSASFGEMLLLVAMYFHSNQLSAIIELVCSTLGMKIAIKPSSLSKMKTIFTQEIFTEQVVTAHAVRVAVTNNLSANITGFLPIHCIYQLLRSRAFTKHKVSIKDWIYKQLCETTTPLHTQLLPLIDVYINSILTPASKTNPEATNPPITEQEILNVFQGPAGGESARTRPQYSITAQLLILYYMLSYEEALLASTKALALMQKKPKSYSAALMDQVPIKYLIRQAQGLQQELGGLHSALLRLLATNYPHLCMVEDWICEEEVTGTLPLLRRMLLTSSTCKYSQTQLQEAFQNLPTSGPRLLRILEHLTLLSASDLIPYAEVLTANMGRLLEEGVSRRILQTVNKLWMVLNTVMPRRLWVMTVNALQPSVKILRQHRYTQNDLMVDPLIVLRCDQRVFRCPPLMDITLHMLNGYLLASKAYLSAHLKETSDFERQTQTISNLGLTGQPDTPEVTREELKNALLAAQDSAAVQILLEVCLPTKEEEEQLGGGADSLLQGLQEKGAAGTWRAQGRREPEGGLLSDLREVQCLICCLLHQMFIADPNIAKLVHFQGYPQALLPLTVAGIPSIHICLDFIPELLAQPQLEKQIFAIQLLSHLCTQYALPKSLSVARLAISVMGTLLTVLTRAKRFSLFMPTLPCLVSFCQAFPPLYDDVTSLLIQVGQVCAGDVSTKARDIDPFVARLEYVKEKQREKLLSDAGLLKPILPRRSDEELEGSDPDVQLCYRIEATFMDIISASLKAM